A stretch of the Notolabrus celidotus isolate fNotCel1 chromosome 3, fNotCel1.pri, whole genome shotgun sequence genome encodes the following:
- the myom2b gene encoding LOW QUALITY PROTEIN: M-protein, striated muscle (The sequence of the model RefSeq protein was modified relative to this genomic sequence to represent the inferred CDS: inserted 1 base in 1 codon), which translates to MGHQSISTHTDHQPSSVTMSDWIKRGTYDHEYHHKQSQYVVKEYSSSESKEDRYEHKTRVHIQEMIAAKMLDKYVREGPMIRGPKFMARLRSHTVFENTPVQLFCSVDGFPTPVVKWYKDDVIMDMSSGHCLVQHKGGVHSLEIPRCSTDDTAQYTAVAVNTHGQASTQASIIVKRFKMEEESCPYAWLPYEAAMLPKIQYTKXNITFLEKFGPVFDSEGGSATLTATMTFSPNLANLQPEAQWYRDDTRLSDSKWVKIETGSGVSTLTIPNLYKDDEGLYTLRMVTKGGTAEHSAFVSVSDGPPPVPLAPGAPMDIKIHDANRDYVIVSWKPPNTTTEGPILGYFVDKCEVGTENWTQCNDHPIKICKYPVSGLFEGHSYYFRVRAVNAKGISKPSRMSDPIAALDPTEFERLHTKKLGGKLDVVSYHDEVEADGKPPGAPSRVFASEIDRTYVVLSWKAPAYSSKAPMWYFIEKSMAGSGAWQRVNTQVPIRSPRYAVFDLAEGKEYQFRILSANIYGNSEPSEPTGAIETLQLKGVPSAPGQVISTRETDTSVLIQWAPPKEPNNLIGYYIDQCVKGSKDWTSANHKPHKNTKFVVSGLTTGETYVFRVQAINEIGLSDESQESAPLSVKAALTNPSAPYDIALLNCDGHSMVLNWKKPLFTGGASIKEYYVDKRRSGTTMWREINIPPFTERLYKVEGLTAGAVYQFHVYAANLAGLGPASKQSADLTCEAWNMPEPGPAYDLTFCEVRDSSMVVEWKKPVYTGSGPITGYHVEYAQKDSSDWTTANESAVSHRFLKVTGLKEGSSYVVRVRAVNDAGVGMASMPSDPVVAKAVEGSQEVSCCVDEKTGDIVLSFESCQLNEGSQFMWKKDYKEITDFSKGVEIKTEGSHSKLIFKNAEKEDFGTYCVSVTNTVGVSSSYTITSEELVKMLALSYDIRHPIIPLKSDLAYKILERGRMRFWLQAEEISPKVTYKFFANNKELSGADPNKMGHDVATGIIEFIMDHFTEENEGTFTCQITDGGGKGQSSLVLIGDGFKAALAEAEYQRREYIRVKEGPHFSEFLTIQVGDDCSVTVVCKVANLKKESAFHWFKEETEIIPDVKPDLGSGVCKLPIKLFSLKTAGIYKATISDDRGKDMSQIDISGKVFEDAINKISQLAGASAAELVINCTATGIQLQCHMKYYTAEMNIVWYRGDTKLTNSDKTVIGGNPSMATMEVIEPIDKDKGTYSIVITDPENSHKRSLDLSGDVYDKAYTEFQKLKAEAYAEKNRGQVVGGLPDVVTIMEKKTLSLTCTVCGDPKPQVSWLKNGTEVEPDDQYVVSLDQGRFASLTIKGVTMEDSGRYTMIVQNKYGGESVDIVVSVYRHGEKIPEAKPTLTPKTLIPPKLPIELPQPKTQPAPSPAPSSPSPAPKAAAGRGVKSPTPTRRK; encoded by the exons TGTCACCATGTCAGACTGGATCAAACGTGGGACTTATGACCATGAATACCACCACAAACAGAGCCAATATGTGGTTAAAGAATACAGCAG CTCTGAGTCGAAGGAGGACAGATATGAGCACAAAACACGAGTTCACATCCAGGAGATG ATTGCGGCGAAGATGTTGGACAAATATGTGCGTGAGGGGCCCATGATCAGGGGACCAAAGTTCATGGCCAGACTAAGATCCCACACTGTGTTTGAAAATACTCCTGTCCAACTCTTCTGCAGTGTTGATGGCTTCCCCACACCTGTGGTGAAATG GTATAAAGATGATGTGATCATGGACATGTCCTCTGGACATTGTCTGGTGCAACACAAAGGTGGAGTTCATTCTCTGGAGATCCCAAG ATGCTCAACTGATGATACCGCCCAGTACACTGCTGTGGCTGTTAACACCCATGGACAGGCCTCCACTCAGGCATCCATCATTGTCAAGA GGTTCAAGATGGAGGAGGAGTCATGCCCATATGCTTGGTTGCCTTATGAAG CTGCCATGCTTCCTAAGATCCAATACACAA TCAACATCACTTTTCTGGAGAAGTTTGGTCCAGTGTTTGACTCTGAGGGAGGCTCTGCCACTCTGACTGCTACCATGACCTTCAGCCCCAACCTGGCCAACCTACAGCCTGAAGCACAGTGGTATAGAGATG ACACGCGTCTGTCTGACTCTAAATGGGTGAAGATTGAAACTGGCAGCGGAGTCAGCACCTTGACTATTCCTAACCTGTACAAAGACGATGAAGGCCTCTACACACTCCGCATGGTCACTAAAGGAGGCACCGCAGAGCACAGtgcatttgtttctgtttcag ATGGTCCTCCCCCAGTCCCCCTCGCACCTGGTGCTCCCATGGATATCAAGATCCACGATGCCAATAGAGACTATGTGATTGTGTCATGGAAGCCCCCAAATACCACCACAGAGGGACCAATCCTGGGATACTTTGTGGACAA GTGTGAGGTTGGAACTGAAAACTGGACCCAATGCAACGATCACCCCATTAAGATCTGCAAATACCCAGTGTCTGGGCTGTTTGAAGGACACTCCTACTATTTCAGAGTCAGAGCAGTCAACGCAAAAGGAATCAGCAAACCATCCCGCATGTCTGATCCTATCGCTGCACTGGACCCCACTGAGTTTGAGAGGCTCCATA CCAAAAAACTGGGAGGAAAACTGGATGTCGTGTCTTACCATGATGAAGTGGAAG ctGACGGAAAGCCTCCAGGTGCTCCATCGCGCGTGTTCGCTTCAGAAATAGATAGGACATATGTTGTTCTGAGCTGGAAAGCCCCTGCATATTCCAGCAAGGCTCCCATGTGGTACTTCATAGAAAAG AGTATGGCAGGCAGTGGTGCATGGCAGCGTGTTAACACTCAGGTCCCCATTCGTTCTCCCCGGTACGCCGTCTTTGACCTTGCAGAGGGCAAAGAGTATCAGTTCAGAATTCTCTCTGCCAACATCTATGGAAACAGTGAGCCATCTGAGCCAACTGGAGCTATTGAGACTCTGCAACTCAAAG GTGTGCCATCTGCTCCCGGCCAGGTGATTTCTACCAGGGAAACTGACACCTCTGTACTCATCCAGTGGGCTCCTCCAAAGGAACCCAATAATCTGATTGGCTATTACATCGATCAGTGTGTGAAGGGATCCAAGGACTGGACATCAGCCAATCACAAACCACACAAGAACACCAA GTTTGTGGTCAGCGGTCTGACCACAGGAGAAACCTACGTGTTCCGTGTTCAGGCTATCAATGAGATTGGACTCAGTGATGAATCCCAGGAGTCTGCACCTCTGTCTGTTAAAGCTGCTCTGA CCAACCCCTCTGCACCTTATGACATCGCACTGCTGAACTGTGACGGACATTCAATGGTTCTGAACTGGAAGAAACCTCTTTTCACTGGAGGAGCAAGCATCAAGGAGTATTATGTGGACAAAAGACGCAGTGGTACAACCATGTGGAGAGAGATTAATATCCCACCATTCACAGAAAGACTGTATAAG GTGGAGGGCCTGACAGCTGGAGCAGTCTACCAGTTCCATGTATATGCAGCCAATCTTGCTGGTCTGGGACCAGCCTCCAAACAATCAGCTGACCTCACCTGTGAGGCCTGGAACATGCCTGAGCCTG GCCCTGCATATGACTTGACTTTCTGTGAGGTGAGAGATAGTTCAATGGTGGTTGAGTGGAAGAAACCTGTCTACACTGGTtctggaccaatcacaggctaTCACGTAGAGTATGCCCAGAAGGACTCTTCTGATTGGACCACAGCCAATGAGAGCGCTGTCAGTCATCGCTTCCTCAAG GTAACAGGTCTGAAGGAGGGCTCTAGCTATGTGGTCAGAGTGCGAGCCGTTAATGACGCAGGAGTGGGCATGGCCTCAATGCCCTCTGACCCTGTGGTCGCCAAAGCTGTAGAAG GTTCCCAGGAAGTGTCCTGTTGTGTGGATGAGAAGACTGGAGACATTGTTCTGTCATTTGAGTCCTGCCAATTGAATGAAGGCTCTCAATTCATGTGGAAGAAGGATTATAAAGAAATCACTGATTTCTCCAAAGGAGTTGAGATAAAGACGGAAGGCAGCCA TTCTAAGCTGATCTTTAAGAATGCAGAGAAAGAGGACTTTGGGACATATTGTGTTTCTGTCACCAACACAGTAGGAGTGTCATCCAGCTATACAATCACTTCTGAAG AGTTGGTAAAGATGCTAGCACTGAGCTATGATATCAGACACCCAA TCATACCGCTGAAATCGGACCTGGCCTATAAGATTTTGGAGAGAGGCAGAATGAGGTtctggctgcaggctgaagaGATTTCTCCCAAAGTCACCTACAAATTCTTTGCCAACAACAAGGAACTGTCTGGAGCTGAT CCAAACAAGATGGGCCATGATGTCGCTACAGGTATCATTGAGTTCATCATGGACCATTTCACTGAGGAGAATGAGGGAACATTTACCTGCCAGATCACAGATGGAGGAGGCAAAGGACAGAGCTCACTGGTTCTGATTGGAGATG GTTTCAAGGCAGCTCTGGCTGAGGCTGAATACCAGAGGAGAGAGTATATCAGAGTCAAGGAGG GTCCTCACTTCAGTGAGTTCCTGACAATTCAGGTGGGAGACGACTGCTCTGTCACTGTGGTCTGCaag GTGGCTAACTTGAAGAAGGAATCTGCTTTCCACTGGTtcaaagaagagacagagataaTCCCCGATGTGAAACCTGACCTGGGATCAGGAGTCTGCAAACTGCCAATTAAACTG TTTTCACTGAAGACAGCAGGAATTtataaggccaccatcagtgATGACCGAGGAAAAGATATGAGCCAAATTGACATTTCTGGAAAAG TCTTTGAGGATGCCATCAATAAGATCAGCCAGCTGGCCG GAGCCAGTGCTGCCGAGCTGGTGATTAACTGTACAGCAACAGGCATTCAGCTGCAGTGTCACATGAAGTACTACACAGCAGAGATGAACATCGTCTGGTATCGTGG TGATACTAAACTCACCAACAGTGACAAGACTGTGATTGGAGGAAATCCTTCTATGGCAACAATGGAG GTGATCGAGCCGATAGACAAGGACAAAGGCACATACTCCATCGTGATCACCGACCCTGAGAACTCACACAAGCGCTCACTGGATCTCAGCGGCGATG TGTATGACAAAGCCTACACTGAGTTCCAGAAACTCAA AGCTGAGGCCTATGCTGAGAAAA ACCGTGGACAGGTGGTGGGAGGACTTCCTGATGTGGTCACCATTATGGAAAAGAAG ACCCTGAGTCTtacatgtacagtgtgtggggACCCCAAGCCTCAAGTCTCCTGGCTTAAGAACGGAACTGAAGTTGAACCTGATGATCAG TACGTGGTCTCCCTGGACCAGGGTAGGTTTGCCAGTCTGACGATCAAAGGTGTTACCATGGAGGATTCCGGCAGATATACCATGATTGTCCAGAACAAATACGGAGGGGAGTCTGTGGATATAGTG GTCAGTGTGTACCGTCATGGAGAGAAAATCCCTGAGGCCAAGCCAACTCTGACCCCTAAAACACTCATCCCACCCAAACTCCCCATTGAGCTCCCTCAGCCAAAGACGCAGCCTGCTCCCAGCCCCGCCCCCTCCTCTCCTAGCCCCGCCCCTAAGGCTGCAGCAGGTAGAGGAGTGAAGAGTCCCACTCCTACTCGGAGGAAGTAG